A single Vibrio sp. YMD68 DNA region contains:
- a CDS encoding PTS transporter subunit EIIC, producing MSVMNQITHTIERVITPVAYKVSTQPHVNAVKDGFVATMPFLIVGSLLLVLAFPPGNSNAFLAGWQSVVDAIGQGNILSAFQVSMGIFALYAAFSIGFNLAEHYKLRALNSGLLSMFTFLLAVAPVQFIADHGGIMPIAHLGGAGAFTAIICGLFVPEFQRFLLKYNIRLKLPEAVPPKISASFDLLIPIVLLTVIVVSLNVTLGYNELNIPTAVMELFKPIVAASDSFFACLLAVILIQLLWFAGIHGSQVVVVGILYPILIVNLGLNQEALAAGQELPKIFVNPVLDFFIFVGGAGGTWGLVVLMMRSKATHLKTIGRMSIIPGTFNINEPVIFGTPIVMNVNYFIPWMLSPIVNTCIVWMAFKTELISKVVALPPWTMPAPIGAVMATNSSLAAVVVAVCVVVSMAIFYPFFKAHEKQLLEEENKNAQEETQSQPTPQPSV from the coding sequence ATGAGTGTTATGAACCAGATTACCCATACCATAGAACGTGTGATCACCCCTGTTGCCTATAAAGTTTCAACTCAGCCTCATGTTAATGCCGTGAAGGATGGTTTTGTTGCGACTATGCCTTTTTTAATCGTCGGCTCATTATTGCTTGTTCTCGCGTTCCCTCCGGGAAACAGCAACGCGTTTTTGGCTGGTTGGCAATCCGTTGTTGATGCGATTGGGCAAGGGAATATTCTGTCCGCTTTTCAAGTCAGTATGGGTATTTTTGCCCTGTATGCGGCGTTTTCGATAGGGTTTAATTTAGCTGAGCATTACAAACTAAGAGCGCTGAACTCGGGTTTGCTGTCGATGTTTACGTTTCTATTGGCTGTTGCCCCTGTCCAATTCATTGCCGACCATGGTGGTATTATGCCCATTGCCCATTTAGGGGGAGCCGGTGCATTTACCGCCATAATCTGTGGTCTTTTTGTTCCAGAGTTTCAACGCTTTCTTTTAAAATACAATATTCGTTTGAAACTGCCAGAAGCGGTACCGCCAAAGATTTCTGCATCCTTTGATCTACTGATTCCCATCGTATTACTGACGGTGATTGTTGTGTCGCTTAATGTCACGCTGGGTTACAACGAATTGAACATTCCAACCGCTGTAATGGAGTTGTTTAAGCCAATTGTCGCAGCGTCTGATTCTTTCTTTGCTTGTTTGCTTGCGGTCATATTAATCCAACTTTTATGGTTTGCTGGGATACACGGTTCGCAAGTCGTTGTGGTCGGAATTCTTTATCCAATACTGATCGTCAACCTTGGCTTGAATCAAGAAGCATTAGCGGCGGGCCAGGAATTGCCTAAGATTTTCGTCAACCCAGTACTGGATTTCTTCATTTTTGTTGGAGGCGCAGGTGGTACATGGGGGCTTGTTGTGCTCATGATGCGTTCTAAAGCGACCCACCTTAAAACCATAGGTCGTATGTCTATTATTCCAGGGACATTTAACATTAACGAACCGGTTATCTTTGGTACTCCGATCGTTATGAATGTGAACTATTTTATTCCTTGGATGTTATCGCCAATCGTGAACACCTGCATTGTGTGGATGGCGTTCAAAACGGAATTGATTTCAAAAGTGGTGGCTCTGCCACCTTGGACTATGCCCGCCCCAATTGGTGCAGTGATGGCGACCAATTCATCCCTCGCAGCAGTTGTCGTCGCGGTTTGTGTTGTTGTCAGTATGGCTATTTTCTATCCATTCTTCAAAGCGCATGAAAAACAACTTCTAGAAGAAGAAAACAAAAACGCTCAGGAAGAAACGCAATCTCAGCCAACACCACAACCCAGTGTTTAG
- a CDS encoding PTS sugar transporter subunit IIB, which yields MKIFLCCSAGMSTSMLVTKMKNSAHEKGVSCEINAYSISEFEERLLENDVCLVAPQVKFRFEHFKQRANEEGKACDLIDMLNYGMMKGDVILDQAIGLYKSL from the coding sequence ATGAAAATATTTTTATGTTGCTCCGCAGGAATGTCCACCAGCATGCTTGTGACCAAAATGAAAAACTCAGCCCATGAAAAGGGGGTTTCTTGTGAGATCAATGCGTATTCAATCTCAGAGTTTGAAGAACGGCTACTAGAAAATGATGTGTGCCTGGTTGCGCCCCAAGTAAAGTTTAGATTTGAGCACTTTAAGCAACGTGCCAATGAGGAAGGAAAAGCGTGCGACCTTATAGATATGCTGAATTACGGAATGATGAAAGGGGATGTCATCCTTGATCAGGCCATCGGTCTCTACAAATCACTTTGA
- a CDS encoding iron-containing alcohol dehydrogenase, whose translation MEQKLYYLLHKMYMRVLKVAAKFLPISKPTLFLGKDSLSQLCHSVSIMGVNRVLVVSDEGIEKLGFIKRLVFEFERVGVHCEVFNGVIPDPTYDQVEAGLALYHKHKCHGVVAIGGGSSIDCAKVIAACVTNKKPIKKLVGILRVWKAPAPLFVLPTTAGTGSEVTVAAVVSDPKTHLKTPLMDPKLVPIAAALDPSLMLALPAHITAQTGMDALTHAVEAYISGNATAETDRYAIAAVKLIDENLVKAVKFGQNSTARQRMALASYYGGLAFTKASLGYTHAIAHSIGAKYGTPHGLANAIILPYVLEHSKFEAKGRLANLADTLDIVDRRASDTVKAQAFIDYIKVLCLKLDLPGHFDVIIDEHVSELAQQSLREAHWNYPVPRYMQQEECEQLIASMAHIK comes from the coding sequence ATGGAACAAAAGCTCTATTACTTACTGCACAAAATGTACATGAGGGTATTAAAGGTTGCCGCTAAGTTTCTTCCTATCTCAAAGCCCACTTTGTTTTTAGGCAAAGATTCACTGTCGCAGCTTTGTCACAGTGTTTCCATTATGGGCGTTAACCGAGTGCTGGTGGTTTCAGATGAAGGTATTGAAAAGCTAGGGTTTATCAAAAGGCTGGTCTTTGAGTTTGAAAGAGTAGGGGTTCATTGTGAGGTGTTTAATGGCGTGATCCCTGACCCAACTTATGATCAAGTTGAAGCCGGACTTGCGTTATACCACAAGCACAAATGCCATGGTGTTGTCGCGATTGGTGGTGGGTCTTCTATTGATTGTGCAAAGGTTATCGCGGCCTGTGTTACCAATAAAAAACCGATTAAAAAACTGGTCGGGATTCTTCGAGTATGGAAAGCGCCAGCGCCACTCTTTGTATTGCCGACTACCGCAGGTACAGGTTCGGAGGTGACGGTTGCCGCTGTCGTATCTGATCCAAAAACGCATTTGAAAACACCTTTAATGGACCCTAAATTGGTGCCTATTGCCGCCGCATTAGATCCCAGTCTTATGCTGGCGTTGCCCGCGCACATTACCGCACAAACAGGCATGGATGCGCTGACACACGCTGTTGAGGCTTATATTTCTGGTAATGCAACCGCTGAAACCGACCGATATGCGATTGCTGCGGTTAAACTTATTGATGAGAATTTAGTCAAAGCGGTGAAGTTTGGTCAGAATTCAACGGCACGTCAAAGAATGGCGCTGGCATCCTATTACGGGGGGCTAGCATTTACCAAAGCCAGTTTAGGTTATACCCATGCCATCGCACACTCTATTGGTGCTAAATACGGTACACCGCATGGGTTAGCCAATGCCATCATACTGCCTTATGTTTTAGAGCACTCAAAGTTTGAAGCGAAAGGTCGATTGGCAAACCTAGCCGATACTCTTGATATTGTTGATCGCCGTGCAAGTGATACGGTTAAAGCCCAAGCATTCATCGACTACATTAAAGTATTGTGTCTAAAGCTGGATCTACCCGGCCATTTTGACGTCATTATTGATGAACACGTTTCAGAGCTTGCACAGCAATCATTACGTGAAGCTCACTGGAACTATCCTGTTCCTAGGTACATGCAGCAAGAAGAGTGTGAACAACTTATAGCCAGTATGGCGCATATAAAATGA